GAACGCATTCTCCATCTGGAATTCCAAACCCGCCTGCCCTCCGATCCCCCCATCGAATTCCGGATGTTGGACTATTGGGTACGCTTGTATCGTCAGTATCAAGTGCCGATTATCCAGGTGGTGATCGTCTTACTCCCCCCAGCAGCAAATACTGTAATTCAGGACTGCTTTCCGGTGGGAGAAACCCAGCATCGGTTTCGGGTCGTTCGTCTTTGGGAGCAGGACCCAATGGTGTTATTGCATGATCCTGCCTTGTTACCCTTGGCTCCCTTGGCAGCAACAACAGAGCCGCAAGCCCTGCTGCGACAAGTGGCAGCCCAAATTGCTCAGCTAGAATCAGAGCAGCAGCGGCAGGAGTTATCGACGTATACACAGATTTTTGCCGGGTTGAAGTTTAAGCAACCATTGATTCGTCAGATTTTTCGGGAGGGCATTATGCGGGAATCAGTGATTTATCAAGAGATTTTGCAGGAGGGCGTCCAAGAGGGGCTTCAGCAGGGGCTTCAGCAGGGGCTTCAGCAGGGGCTTCAGCAGGGGCTTCAGCAGGGGCTTCAGCAGGGGCGCCAAGCGGAAGCCGCAGCCTTGATTGTACGGCTACTCAACCGGCGGTTTGGGGGACTGGCACCTGATTGCGAGGGGATCATTCGGGGGTTGACGGTGGAACAGTTGGAGGAGTTGGCAGAAGCGTTGCTAGATTTTGAGGAGGTGACCGATCTAGAGCGTTGGTTAGGGCGATCGCACGGTTAAACCCAAACCACCTTGATAGATTATCCCGGCCCCGAGCGGGCAGATCGCAAGGGAAGATTAGGGTAATGGAGCACTGACGGGTTCGATTGGATCCAGATAGGGACGTAGGGCTAAGGGATTAATGCCTGCCCGATCGCAGGCCAACACGCCGATCGCTTCGAGATAAGAATTGACTGCGATCGCCGGGATGCCCAGGGCAGCGGCGGTCACCTGCATTGTTGTTTGGTTTTCTGCCACGGTAATGATGCGCGTCCCGCGATCGCTCAGGCTCATGAGCGCGCGACTGCCACAGGCATTGCCGGGCACGATCGCAGCATGAATCTGATCGGCCCAAATTTCGCCCGCTAAACCCACCCGGTTGGGGGTTCTCTGGGACGGCGTCACAAACTGGGGTGCCCGACTCAGACCGGCCAGCACACAGGGTAAAAACGTATAGCCCAACTCCTCTGCTGCTGCTCGGGGGGCTAAATTTGGTTCCAGCGGTAAGGGCCGCAACGCCGGTGCATGGGCACAGGGAAGTCGGAACTGACGGACCACCAAATGACTAATCACCGCCTCCGCCCCACCGAGCGGATCAACCCCCTGACCATGACGATAGTTTTGCAGGGCCGCACTTCCCTCGTCATCTGGGAAACGGGCCACCACTGCGATCGCCGTTGCACCCGCCTGATGGATCAGCGTATCCGCTGCCCGTAGCAAACTATCTGGATTGGCGATCGTTCCCCACGTCGCCCCAGAGGTTGCCGTGCACAACGTTACACCCAGAGGTGCATCCGTTACAATATAATCAGTTAAGTCCAAACCCAAGGTAGCCCTAGCTGCATCCGCTGCCTGGAGGTGGCGTAATCGCAGATCCGATTCGATCGCTGCATCTAAGAGCAAGCCAATCCGGTTACCCGGAACCAGTCGCAATCCCCAGTAACCCGCTGCCACCTGATCAAGGCCATAGCCTTCTACATAAAGCACATTGGGTAGCGGCCAATACAGGTGTGCCCCATTTAAGACATTGGGATGGGTAATTAGGCAATCCACCGTTGCCGCGATCGCCCGCGCCACCGGTAACGCATCCCCAGCATACCCGCCGATCGTCGCCCCAATGCCAGTGGGGACCAGCAGGAGAACCGTATAGGGCGTACAAACAGACTGTGGATTCAAGCCCAAACCGGTGGGGAGGCCACCCCAGCCCTCACCTCGCCCTGGGTCACGATCGCCTCGACTAGGGCCGTTTGACGATCAACATCTACAGCAGTGACTGCCCAGCGCAGGGGAGTTCCCTGTTGGACTAAAGTTGCCTCAATTGCCTGCTGCATCGCGGCGGGGGAATCTTGCAGCGGGACTTCTGCTGTCACCAGATGAGTAACCATAAGCACTGTACCTGCTTCACGACTTCTGAAATTGCCCAAACTGGAGTTGATAAACCGTGTCTTCTTTCTCAGTTTCAATCTTAAGATCGGAACGGGGATAGGAAACACACAGCAAGGCATAGCCTTGTTGTTGCAACGCCGGATTGATGCCCATCCCATCACTCTGGTCCACCGTGCCCTCCAGAAGCAAGGCTGCACAAGTGGTACACACCCCTGCGTTACAGGAACTGGGTAAGGCAAGGCCAGCCGCTTCGGCGGCCTGGAGAATCGTCTGATCAGCAGCAACTTCGAGGGTATAGCTCTGCCCTTGGTGATGGATTTGGGCTGTATACGTTTGGGTCATAACAATAGGATGAAACCGTAATCACTTACCCCCCACCTCAGCCTTCGAGATGAGCGACGGTAACCTCAGTCTCCATTTTCTCACAAGGGCTTGGCGGCGGCACGATCGGTAAGATTTATTTCCATACCCGAAGATTTTCGCTTAGGTCGTCTTTGCCAGGAAAGTGCTATGCTGGGATTGATCCGGACCTACGCGATCGTAACGCCCAAACCTTGTCAGGACTGGAAAGTAGCAGCAATACGGGATGCTTACGATAGGCGTAGACTCCGGGTCTTCCCATTGCAGGAGTCCTCGGAATCATGGCTGGGGTTGGTGACCTGGTACAAAAAGCCTTCTACCTGGGAGTCGGATTGGTTTCTTACGCCGGTGAAAAAGCGGGCAGTACCGTAGCAGAGTTACGCGCTCAGGTACAAAAGCTGGCCGATGAGCTGGTGGCACGCGGCGAGATGACAACCGAAGAAGCGCGTAAAATGGTAGAAGATTTGATGCAACAGGCCCAGCAACACAAGGCTGCTGCGCCAACTGAAACGACGCCTAAAGAGCCGCGCCGGATTGAAATTACCGATGACGATGAGGACGCAGCGATCGATAATCTAGAAGAAATTGTCGCCCTCAAACAACAGGTCAGTTTGTTACAAGAGCAATTGCGAAAATTGCAGCAAGATTGACGGACTCACTCTGGCAGGAAGGGACTTCAACACGAGGGGAATGGATGGACATTCTGATTGTTGAAGATGAGACCGCGATCGCTGATCTGATTCAGCTTTATCTAGAGAAAGAAGGGTTTACCTGCCATGTTTGCCATCGAGGGGATGTGGCGTTGGATTATGTGCAAACCCATCAGCCCGATTTAATTATTCTTGATCTCATGCTGCCAGGATTGGATGGCCTGGAAGTGTGTGCCCGCATTCGCCAACGTCCAGGGGCTAAGGATCCCTATATCCTGATGCTGACGGCCAAAGGAGAGGAAATCGATCGCATTGTGGGGCTGTCCACGGGAGCTGATGATTACCTGGTCAAACCCTTCAGTCCTAGGGAATTAGTGGCCCGTGTTCGTGCGCTACTGCGACGTTCCCTGCGCCAAACGGGCAGCCAGCAGTTACAACGCACCAAACACTTCACGCTGGACCTAGAACAACGGATCGCTCAACGCCATCTTACGCCAGAACGCCCTGAAACTCTGGATCTGACCGCCTTGGAATTTGAACTACTGGCAACGTTTATGAGTTATCCCGGTCGGGCTTGGAGTCGGACACAATTGATCGATAAACTGTGGGGCGGTGATTTCTACGGGGATGAACGGGTTGTGGATACCCATATTGCGCGTTTAAGAAAGAAAATTGAACCTGATCCTGCCAATCCCAGCTTTGTCAAAACAGTCATTGGGGTTGGCTATAAATTTGAGGATGTGGCTGTTTAATCCCCATCACTAATCTACACACAATTATAGTCATTGCAATTTAGGCTGAAACAGCACCCTCACCTTCTTTCCCCTTGGGGCAGGGCCAACGCTACAATACCCACGACCGTGATGCCTGCTTGGCGGAGCGTAAGCGTGGCTGCCCGGGCCGTTGCACCGGTTGTGTAGATATCGTCAAGTAAGAGAACTAAACGACCTACTTTTCCCCGCAAGTCTGGTCCAATGGCAAAAGCATCAGCCACATTTTGGCTACGGGCCCCGGGAGATAGGCCAAATTGAGCTTCTGTAGCCCGTACCCGTTGTAAGCCTTGGGGGCAGCAAGTTAAGCCTGTGTACGTACAGAACCTACGAGCCAGTAACTCGGCTTGATTAAATCCCCGTTGCTTGAGCTTGCTGGCGTGGAGGGGAATGGGAACTACTAGCAGGCGCGATCGCGTCGGATCTCTGCCAGGAAACCACCACCTGCTGCCCTTGGCATTCCGCCTGCGGGTGAGTGCGATTGGGGACAATGCCGCCGGTGCGTTTTCCTGCCAAGCTTGGGCTAACCAGTAACCTAAGGGCCGAGCCAGTTCCGGATGCCGGTCATATTTGAAGACAGCGATCGCCCGTTTCAATTGGCCAGCATAGGCTCCCCATCCAAAGACCGGTAAGTCCCCTTGCCAGCGATCGCCCGGATTCGCCAACCGACACGCCTGTAGCTGCCGTTCACAGTCTAGACAGAGATCCCCGGCGGTCGATCGCTGACACAGAGGACAGGTCGATTCCAGAACCCAGTCGAGCAATGGTTGAAGGAGGGCAGTCCATCTGACCATGACCTTGCCTGCCGGAGTTTCGCTCCTCACATGATCAATCGCTTATGTAATCAACCCCCTATCAATGATCGACTGTGATCGACTGTGATCAACTGTATATTGATCTGGATATTGATCTGACAACATATTTGATCGCAAATGATAGCTTAAAAAAGTGGTTCCAGACCTTTAGCCAAACCGACCGCTGACGTATTCCTGAGTTTTCTCGTTGGCAGGATTTTGGAAGATTTTCTCCGTGCGATCGTATTCGACTAGATAGCCGATCTTACCCCCCCGTTCAGTTGCTTCAGCATTGTAGAAGGCAGTGTAATCCGACACCCGCGAAGCTTGTTGCATATTGTGGGTGACGATAATGATCGTGTACTGCTCCTTCAATTCCTGCAACAGCTCCTCGATCCGCAGGGTGGAAATGGGGTCAAGGGCAGAGCAGGGTTCGTCCATTAGGATCACTTCCGGTTGGATCGCGATCGCCCGCGCAATACACAACCGTTGTTGTTGTCCTCCCGATAAAGCCAGACCACTCTTCTTGAGCATATCCTTGACCTCATCCCAGAGGGCCGCAGCCCGTAAGGACTGCTCCACCAGATCATCCATATTGCCGCGATAGCCATTGATCCGTGCCCCAAAAGCGATATTTTCGTAGATCGACTTGGGAAAGGGGTTGGGTTTTTGGAACACCATCCCGATGCGACGGCGGAGTTCAACTGGGTCCACATTGGGGGCGTAGATATCCTGCCCGTGGAAGGTAATTCGCCCCTTGACCCTGGCGCTTTCCACCAGATCATTCATGCGATTAAAGCAGCGCAGGATGGTACTTTTCCCGCAGCCAGAGGGACCAATAAAAGCAATGACCTTGTTTTTGGGGATATCCAGGTACACATCGCGGACCGCCAGGTTGGATCCGTAGTAGACCGAAACATTTTCAACCCGGAGAGCGGGTTCCGGCATCTGATGAGCATTACCTGAGTTAGGCTGGGAAGAATCTTGCAGCATAGGTTTTAGCAGTTATGAGCTGGATAACAGCACAAGGCACGCTTCTTGGAGGAAGGCCCTGTGCAAACGGTGACTGGAAACAGTTACTGAATCTTTTGCTGGAATTTATTGCGCAGGAAGATGGCAGTCGCATTCATGGCCAGGAGCACAACCATCAGCACGATAATCCCAGCCGCCGCATTGATGTGAAAGGCCGTTTGGGGACGGCTGACCCAGTTATAGATTTGAATGGGCAGAACGGTAAACGGACTCTGGAGACTGTCGGGCAAGAAGGAAATAAAGGTCAGCGCCCCGATCGTAATCAGCGGGGCCGTTTCCCCGATCGCCCGTGACAACCCTAGAATGGTTCCGGTTAAAATCCCTGGCATGGCCACCGGTAGCACATGGCTCCAGATTACCTGCCAACGCGTGGCCCCCAAGGCAAACCCCGCCTGCCGCAAGCTATCCGGCACGGCCCGTAGAGCTTCCCGTGTGGCCACAATGATCACGGGCAGAATCAGCAGCGATAGGGTAAGTGCCCCCGTCAGCAGACTTCTGCCCCCCGTGACCGGGGCCATAAGGCGCACAAAAGCCGCCAACCCCAACAGACCATAGATAATGGAGGGAACCCCGGCCAGGTTACTGATATTGATTTCGATCGCCCGTGTCCACCAATTGTCTGTGGCAAACTCCTCCAGGAAAATCCCGGCTCCAACACCCACGGGGAAGGCAATAGCAGCAATCAAAACCATCACATAGACAGTTCCCACCAGAGCCGATAGCAGACCAGCTTCATCCGCCCGCCGGGAGGGAAAATCCATAATAAAGGGCCACTTCAGACAGGCGGCTCCAGTAAATTCGTCGGGATGGGTGACCAGGAACGGTGGCGTTAACCGTAAACAGGGGGCATTTTTGACATCAGTGCCAATAAAGGGCCGACTGAAACGAGGCAGACCATCGATCAGCACATCGATCAGCAAGGCCGCCAGGACCACGATCGAGATAGCAACGGCTAACCAGGTCAAGGAGACAAAAATCTTGTCGAACAGGTAGCGGCGGCTGATGTTGGGATCAAAGTTATTCGCCGGTTCAGCACTCTCTTCCTGGACCGACGGGGCAACAGGGCGGGTCATTCGTACTTCTCCCGGAAACGACGGACAAACCAATAGCTAAAAATGTTGAGGCCCAGGGTGATGAGGAAAAGGGTCATCCCCACCGCAAAGATGGTCTTATAGGCCAGGGAGCCAGCGGGGGTATCCCCCAAACTCACCTGGACAATGTAGGCGGTCATTGTCATCACCGGCACAAACGGATTCAGACCCAAACGGGGGTTTTGCCCCGCCGCCAGGGTCACAATCATCGTTTCCCCGATCGCCCGTGAAATCGCCAGAATTAAGGATGCCACAATGCCCGATAGGGCCGCTGGTAGGACGACCGAGACGATCGTTTCCCGCTTCGTGGCACCCAAGGCATAGGAGCCATCCCGTAAACTTTGGGGCACAGCATAGATCGCATCCTCACTCAGGGAGGCCACCAGCGGCGTAATCGAAACCCCCAAGACTAAACCGGCGCTGAGGGCATTAAACCCCTGAAGACCAGGAATGAATTGCTGGAGGATGGGTGTCACAAACAACAGGGCGAAGTAACCAAAGACCACCGTTGGTACCCCCGCCAGAATCTCCAAAATCGGCTTGAGGAAAGCCCGCACTTTAGTCGGGGCATATTCACTCAGGTAGACGGCAGACAACAGCCCCAGGGGAAGGGCTACAACAATGGCGATCACCGACGTCATCACGGTGGCACTGATTAGGACGAAAATCCCGAACTGGGCACTGGCAAATAGGGGCGTCCACTTGGTATCGGTGAGGAATCGCCAGAGGGGAACTTCCTGGAAAAACGAGATCGTTTCAAAGATCAGGGACAGGACAATCCCGCTCGTCGTGGCCACGGATACGAAGGCAAACAGGGCAAAGACGGACTTAACCGCCAGTTCAATCCGCCGATTCAGTTGGCGATTGGGTCGCCACAGATCCGTCAGAGGGAGTGACGGTGAAGGAGAGGTCTCTGAAGTCATTACATCAGAAATGTCTATCGACTATATAGTTTAAAATCAATAAGTACTCAATGTGGCAAGTTGCCCCCATCTAGTACGGGGTGAGCGGGATTGGGGCAGCATCATTCTCGATAACAACACCAGGTCAATGAGCCGTTATGCCATTAGGGAAGGGTAGGCGATGGAGATTGAGTGTCCGATCGTGCCCTTCCCTAATCCGGCTAACTTTAGTAAGGGTTGACCGGATAGGCAAAACCCATGATGCCGAGCCAGTAACACCCAGTACAAAGTGTGGTGACTCACTTTACATCTTATCAGCCAGCTTCTTGCCTACGGCTGAACCGCCTTCAAAGATGGTACCAAGTGTTACATTGGCAATCCGCGCTTGAGCCTTGGGAACTAAGTCCTGGGGGAGAGGGACATAGCCCACTTCTGAGATCAGTTTCTGATTGGCTGGATCAATCTGGAAGTCAGCAAATGCCCGCACCGCCGGATTGTCCAGCGAAGTCTTCTTCACGTAGAAAAATTCCGGACGGGAAAGCGGGACATAGGTCCCATCAGCGATCGTCGTTGCACTGGGGGCCACACAGCCGTTACCCCCATCGATTGCCACCAGATTCAGCCGTCCAGCATTTTCCTCATAGTAGGCAAA
This DNA window, taken from Trichothermofontia sichuanensis B231, encodes the following:
- the pstB gene encoding phosphate ABC transporter ATP-binding protein PstB, which encodes MLQDSSQPNSGNAHQMPEPALRVENVSVYYGSNLAVRDVYLDIPKNKVIAFIGPSGCGKSTILRCFNRMNDLVESARVKGRITFHGQDIYAPNVDPVELRRRIGMVFQKPNPFPKSIYENIAFGARINGYRGNMDDLVEQSLRAAALWDEVKDMLKKSGLALSGGQQQRLCIARAIAIQPEVILMDEPCSALDPISTLRIEELLQELKEQYTIIIVTHNMQQASRVSDYTAFYNAEATERGGKIGYLVEYDRTEKIFQNPANEKTQEYVSGRFG
- the pstA gene encoding phosphate ABC transporter permease PstA, coding for MTRPVAPSVQEESAEPANNFDPNISRRYLFDKIFVSLTWLAVAISIVVLAALLIDVLIDGLPRFSRPFIGTDVKNAPCLRLTPPFLVTHPDEFTGAACLKWPFIMDFPSRRADEAGLLSALVGTVYVMVLIAAIAFPVGVGAGIFLEEFATDNWWTRAIEINISNLAGVPSIIYGLLGLAAFVRLMAPVTGGRSLLTGALTLSLLILPVIIVATREALRAVPDSLRQAGFALGATRWQVIWSHVLPVAMPGILTGTILGLSRAIGETAPLITIGALTFISFLPDSLQSPFTVLPIQIYNWVSRPQTAFHINAAAGIIVLMVVLLAMNATAIFLRNKFQQKIQ
- a CDS encoding 2Fe-2S iron-sulfur cluster-binding protein: MTQTYTAQIHHQGQSYTLEVAADQTILQAAEAAGLALPSSCNAGVCTTCAALLLEGTVDQSDGMGINPALQQQGYALLCVSYPRSDLKIETEKEDTVYQLQFGQFQKS
- a CDS encoding phasin family protein; translation: MAGVGDLVQKAFYLGVGLVSYAGEKAGSTVAELRAQVQKLADELVARGEMTTEEARKMVEDLMQQAQQHKAAAPTETTPKEPRRIEITDDDEDAAIDNLEEIVALKQQVSLLQEQLRKLQQD
- the pstC gene encoding phosphate ABC transporter permease subunit PstC, whose product is MTSETSPSPSLPLTDLWRPNRQLNRRIELAVKSVFALFAFVSVATTSGIVLSLIFETISFFQEVPLWRFLTDTKWTPLFASAQFGIFVLISATVMTSVIAIVVALPLGLLSAVYLSEYAPTKVRAFLKPILEILAGVPTVVFGYFALLFVTPILQQFIPGLQGFNALSAGLVLGVSITPLVASLSEDAIYAVPQSLRDGSYALGATKRETIVSVVLPAALSGIVASLILAISRAIGETMIVTLAAGQNPRLGLNPFVPVMTMTAYIVQVSLGDTPAGSLAYKTIFAVGMTLFLITLGLNIFSYWFVRRFREKYE
- a CDS encoding response regulator transcription factor, with translation MDILIVEDETAIADLIQLYLEKEGFTCHVCHRGDVALDYVQTHQPDLIILDLMLPGLDGLEVCARIRQRPGAKDPYILMLTAKGEEIDRIVGLSTGADDYLVKPFSPRELVARVRALLRRSLRQTGSQQLQRTKHFTLDLEQRIAQRHLTPERPETLDLTALEFELLATFMSYPGRAWSRTQLIDKLWGGDFYGDERVVDTHIARLRKKIEPDPANPSFVKTVIGVGYKFEDVAV
- a CDS encoding DUF3326 domain-containing protein gives rise to the protein MNPQSVCTPYTVLLLVPTGIGATIGGYAGDALPVARAIAATVDCLITHPNVLNGAHLYWPLPNVLYVEGYGLDQVAAGYWGLRLVPGNRIGLLLDAAIESDLRLRHLQAADAARATLGLDLTDYIVTDAPLGVTLCTATSGATWGTIANPDSLLRAADTLIHQAGATAIAVVARFPDDEGSAALQNYRHGQGVDPLGGAEAVISHLVVRQFRLPCAHAPALRPLPLEPNLAPRAAAEELGYTFLPCVLAGLSRAPQFVTPSQRTPNRVGLAGEIWADQIHAAIVPGNACGSRALMSLSDRGTRIITVAENQTTMQVTAAALGIPAIAVNSYLEAIGVLACDRAGINPLALRPYLDPIEPVSAPLP
- a CDS encoding DUF4351 domain-containing protein codes for the protein MPFDNLGKLLAEKYPDRFAAWILGEAPGTVRVLKTELSIEPIRADSLVFLQTRDSPGKTLRERILHLEFQTRLPSDPPIEFRMLDYWVRLYRQYQVPIIQVVIVLLPPAANTVIQDCFPVGETQHRFRVVRLWEQDPMVLLHDPALLPLAPLAATTEPQALLRQVAAQIAQLESEQQRQELSTYTQIFAGLKFKQPLIRQIFREGIMRESVIYQEILQEGVQEGLQQGLQQGLQQGLQQGLQQGLQQGRQAEAAALIVRLLNRRFGGLAPDCEGIIRGLTVEQLEELAEALLDFEEVTDLERWLGRSHG
- a CDS encoding ComF family protein, whose translation is MVRWTALLQPLLDWVLESTCPLCQRSTAGDLCLDCERQLQACRLANPGDRWQGDLPVFGWGAYAGQLKRAIAVFKYDRHPELARPLGYWLAQAWQENAPAALSPIALTRRRNAKGSRWWFPGRDPTRSRLLVVPIPLHASKLKQRGFNQAELLARRFCTYTGLTCCPQGLQRVRATEAQFGLSPGARSQNVADAFAIGPDLRGKVGRLVLLLDDIYTTGATARAATLTLRQAGITVVGIVALALPQGERR